The Salipiger abyssi sequence CGCATCGGCCAGCGGCTTGCCATGTTCCAGGGTGATCGCCGGGGCGATGTCCTTGGCACGCTCGCGCATCAGCACCGCCACCCGCTTGAGCAGCTCGGAGCGTTCCTGCGGCGGCACCTTGCGCCAGATCTCGAAACCGCGCTGCGCCGCTGCCAGTGCCCGGTCGAAATCGGCATCGGTGGCGCCGGGGACCGGGCCGAGGATCTGGTCGTCCGCCGGGTTCTGCACCTGATGGCAGGGGGCGCGGTCATAGATCCACTCGCCGTCGATCAGCATACCCACCCTGGGATAGGTGTAACCGTGGGAACTGGCTTGGTCGGTCATGGTGTCATCCTGTGTTGTCACGGGGGCGCCCGATGCGCCCCCAGGAATGTTTTCGCGCGGGGCCCCGCGCGGTCAGTCGAGCCCGTAGGTCTCGACGTCGATCCTGTCGAAGATCTCCTGGTCGAGCAGCGCCGTCACCGCGTCGAGATCGGTGGTGTCGACCTCCTCCAGCAGCCCTTTCCACTTGTCCATCGCGGCGACCATGTCGTCGATGAGCTGGGTCGGGTCGTCGATTCCGCGCTTGTCCATCTCGGATTGCGCCAGCTTGGCGATGAAGGCCTCGTTGAACTCCGCCAGCGCCGCCATGTCCGCCTCACTCGGCTCGTTCAGCGCGACCCCGGCGGCCTCGGCGGCTTCCCAGGCCTGATCGACCTTGGCCTGATAGCCGATCATCGAGCGGGCGGTGGCGCGCGACAGCGCCTTGAACATGGCGCGGCGTTCCTCGGGCGTGCGCTCTGCCCAAAAATCCTCGTTCATGTAGTAACCGCCGGTGGCGTTGGAGCCGAGCGGCAGCCGGTAGACCGATTGCGCCACCTCGTTGAGCTTGAAGTAATCGGTCAGGAACAGCGCGTCGCCAAAGGCGCAGTCGAGAGAGCCGCGCTGGATGCCGGTATAGATCTCGCTCGCCGGCACGCTGACCGGCACGGCGCCATATTGCGTGGCGAACTCGATCTGCGTGGCCGAGCTGGTGCGCACCTTTCGGCCGTCGAGATCATCGACCGAACTCAGATCGAAGGAGCAGATCGGGTAATAGATGCCGATGGAAAAGCTGGTGACGAACACCAGATCGTGCCCCCGGATCTCCTTTTGCATCTGCTCGTTGAAAAAGCCCACCTCGGTCTTGGCAAATGCCAGCGCGAGCTGATCGTCGGCGGCAAAGGACAGATCCGCCGTCACCGCATCCACCGGCATGTCGGAGGGGATATAGGCAGCGGTGATATTGGCGAGCTGCGCCACGCCCGAGGCGATGCCCGGCAGGGTGCCGTCCGCCGGCAGCAGCACGCCGCCCGGGAAGATCTCGAAGTCGATCTCTCCGCCCGTTGCCTCGCGCACCTGATCGGCGAAATCGTTCAGGAACACATCGTTGGGCGAGCCCGACACGTTCCAGGTCGCCGCGCGGAATGTCTCGGCGGCGGCGGGCAGTGCGCCGGCCCCCAGCCCGATGGCCGCCGTCGCGGCCAGGATCGTTCTCAACTTCATTTTTTCCTCCCTGAGTTGAGCATCGAAAGCGGTGTCGTCACTTCATGATCCCGGGCAAAAACAGCGTGATGATCGGGAACAGGATCAGCAGGGTCAGCGTCACCAGATCGGTCAGGATGAACCAGGCGGCGCCGCGGAACACATCGACCAGCGAGACCGCCGACCCCAGCGCGCTGCGGATCACGTAGACGTTCAGCCCCACCGGCGGGGTGATCATGCCGATCTCCAGCAGCTTGATGGCGATGATGCCGAACCAGACCATATCCACGCCCAGCCCGTTCAGGATCGGCTGGATGATCGGGATGGTCAGCAGCATGATCGACACGCTGTCGACGAACATGCCCAGCAGCACGTAAAGCAGCGCGATCATCACGATGATGGCGATGGTCGAATCCACATGGTCGAGCATCAGCCCCGACAGCGCGTTGGGCAGCGACGACAGCCCCATGAACACCGCGAACATCGTCGCCCCGATGGCGATGATAAAGATCGAGGCGGTGCCCTCGGCGGTCTCGATCACCGCGCGGATCACCGCCTTGCGGCTGAGCGAACGGCGCAGCAGCGCAATCAGCACCGCCAGCCCCGCGCCGATGGCGCCCGCCTCTGTGGGCGAGAAGATCCCGGTAAAGATGCCCCCCAGCACGCCGAGGATCAGCGCCGGCAGCGGCCAGATATCCCGCAGCGCCGCCCATTTCTCCTCGCGCGTATGGGTGGTGTCGTTGACCGGCGCCAGCGTCGGGTCAAGATAGGAGCGGAGGGTGATCATGGTGATATAGGCCACCGCCGAGAGCACCCCCGGCACCACACCGGCGACGAACAGCGCGCCGATCGAGGTATCTGTGAAGATACCGTAGAGGATCAGCAGAATGCTCGGCGGAATGAGCGAGCCCAGCGTCCCCGCCGCCGCGACCGAGCCGGTGGCGAGCGAGGATTTGTAGTTGGATTTCAGCATCTCCGGCACCGCGATGCGCGAGAAGGCGGCGGCGGTGGCGACGCTCGATCCGCTGGCCGAGGCAAAGAGCGCCGAGGCCACTACGGTCGCCGAGGCCAGCCCGCCCGGCACCCGCCCCAGC is a genomic window containing:
- a CDS encoding C4-dicarboxylate TRAP transporter substrate-binding protein; this translates as MKLRTILAATAAIGLGAGALPAAAETFRAATWNVSGSPNDVFLNDFADQVREATGGEIDFEIFPGGVLLPADGTLPGIASGVAQLANITAAYIPSDMPVDAVTADLSFAADDQLALAFAKTEVGFFNEQMQKEIRGHDLVFVTSFSIGIYYPICSFDLSSVDDLDGRKVRTSSATQIEFATQYGAVPVSVPASEIYTGIQRGSLDCAFGDALFLTDYFKLNEVAQSVYRLPLGSNATGGYYMNEDFWAERTPEERRAMFKALSRATARSMIGYQAKVDQAWEAAEAAGVALNEPSEADMAALAEFNEAFIAKLAQSEMDKRGIDDPTQLIDDMVAAMDKWKGLLEEVDTTDLDAVTALLDQEIFDRIDVETYGLD
- a CDS encoding TRAP transporter large permease, with protein sequence MDRLEIGIAGIVVALILIALRMQVGVVLGIVAFGGIAAITNMGAAWGILTAIPANFIAQWSLSAVPMFLLMGYIAAQAGLTNGLFASARIVLGRVPGGLASATVVASALFASASGSSVATAAAFSRIAVPEMLKSNYKSSLATGSVAAAGTLGSLIPPSILLILYGIFTDTSIGALFVAGVVPGVLSAVAYITMITLRSYLDPTLAPVNDTTHTREEKWAALRDIWPLPALILGVLGGIFTGIFSPTEAGAIGAGLAVLIALLRRSLSRKAVIRAVIETAEGTASIFIIAIGATMFAVFMGLSSLPNALSGLMLDHVDSTIAIIVMIALLYVLLGMFVDSVSIMLLTIPIIQPILNGLGVDMVWFGIIAIKLLEIGMITPPVGLNVYVIRSALGSAVSLVDVFRGAAWFILTDLVTLTLLILFPIITLFLPGIMK